In Elaeis guineensis isolate ETL-2024a chromosome 1, EG11, whole genome shotgun sequence, a genomic segment contains:
- the LOC105039143 gene encoding uncharacterized protein — MMAGLFAFSVAGLGFLLVAALESLFPVLSPSSLLPLRFLSVATLSFLAILSSLISSLSSRDPLSPALPLSSLAAAALFLLYSLAGLLSLPPAHLLPLPPSLLDLLCLSAFAQEFLLFYLRRKDLDGIENRYFDLLLAPIFLCAASTLLALARPRSLAPRLARAAGLALHGTWLLQMGFSFFTSLIAHGCSLHERSWANYTIKCKTHMDYHRGRAIATLQFNCHLALLVLAGVGAYAAVVRKMGGGVQQGYRPLNKELQMSDVPSQFTLESDDDEEGEIAEEVNGTKWGDVVLPVTSEANGVAAGGSH, encoded by the coding sequence ATGATGGCGGGCCTCTTCGCCTTCTCCGTCGCCGGCCTCGGCTTCCTCCTCGTCGCCGCCCTCGAATCCCTCTTCCCCGTCCTCTCcccctcctcccttctccccctCCGCTTCCTCTCCGTCGCCACACTCTCCTTCCTTGCGATCCTCTCCTCCCTCatctcctccctctcctcccGCGACCCCCTCTCTCCCGCTCTCCCCCTCTCCTCCCTCGCCGCCGCCGCCCTCTTCCTCCTCTACTCCCTCGCCGGCCTTCTCTCCCTCCCCCCCGCCCACCTCCTCCCCCTCCCCCCTTCCCTCCTCGACCTCCTCTGCCTCTCCGCCTTCGCCCAGGAATTCCTCCTCTTCTACCTCCGACGCAAGGACCTCGATGGCATCGAGAACCGCTACTTCGACCTCCTCCTCGCCCCCATCTTCCTCTGCGCCGCCTCCACCCTCCTCGCCCTCGCCCGCCCCCGATCCCTTGCCCCCCGCCTCGCCCGGGCCGCCGGCCTCGCCCTCCACGGCACCTGGCTCCTCCAGATGGGCTTCTCCTTCTTCACGAGTCTCATCGCCCACGGCTGCTCCCTCCACGAAAGGAGCTGGGCCAACTACACCATCAAGTGCAAGACCCACATGGACTACCACCGCGGCCGCGCCATCGCCACCCTTCAGTTCAATTGTCACCTCGCTCTCCTCGTCTTGGCCGGCGTTGGGGCCTACGCGGCGGTGGTCAGGAAGATGGGCGGCGGGGTGCAGCAGGGATACAGGCCTTTGAATAAGGAGTTGCAGATGAGCGATGTCCCGTCCCAATTCACGTTGGAATCGGACGATGATGAAGAGGGAGAGATTGCGGAAGAGGTTAATGGTACGAAGTGGGGAGATGTCGTGCTGCCCGTGACATCGGAGGCGAATGGTGTGGCTGCTGGTGGGTCTCACTGA